In Daucus carota subsp. sativus chromosome 4, DH1 v3.0, whole genome shotgun sequence, one DNA window encodes the following:
- the LOC108216446 gene encoding (+)-alpha-terpineol synthase: MALPALFSTFIVTAPPRTSLSLARNPSNTCALKPVQCIMTNPKTNDPDQGTPSRRNANYAPSFWDYSFVKSLSSDYAEEKYVKQVDELKDDVKSLIHAETEVLDKLELLDSVQRLGLKYQFQKDIMQAVDVIHNNNNNSADAWLSDDLYLTALKFRILREHGHTVSQDVFQRFIDDTAGKFKANLCGDVKGLLSLYEASFFGFKGEDIIDEAKAFSRTHLKNALKGEISPDMARKVNHALDMPVHWKLPRVEARWYISNYEQDDNMNQNLLKLAKLDYNIIQSVYQKEVSKLASWWMDMGLDKMAFARDRLVEHYFWCNGMVPDPEYSAYRDMGTKLICLITTIDDVYDIYGSLEELELFTDYVERWDIAEIDKLPMNIKTVLLAMFNTTNEIGYWTMRERNFNIIPYLRKQWVYLCKAILKEAKWYHSGYKPTTEEYFENAPVSIGAPLALFCAYFLTAEQITVEALDYIDKLPSIMWCPSLIVRLTNDLGTSSDEMERGDNLKGVQCYMNDTGATEEVARKYVDQLVHETWKTLNKDLLGSYPFSEPFISANANLARTTQTFYQYGDGHGIPQHWTKDHLKSLLVEPFTLSQ, translated from the exons ATGGCCCTCCCAGCTCTGTTTTCAACCTTCATAGTTACTGCACCTCCTCGCACGTCTCTTTCTTTAGCAAGAAACCCTTCTAACACTTGTGCTCTAAAACCAGTTCAATGCATAATGACGAACCCTAAGACAAACGATCCTGATCAAGGCACCCCGTCGCGAAGAAATGCTAACTATGCACCAAGCTTCTGGGACTACAGTTTCGTCAAGTCACTgtccagtgattatgct GAAGAGAAATATGTGAAGCAGGTGGATGAGTTGAAGGATGATGTTAAAAGTCTTATCCATGCAGAAACAGAAGTACTGGACAAGCTGGAGCTGCTGGACTCAGTTCAAAGGCTAGGGTTGAAGTATCAGTTTCAGAAAGATATAATGCAAGCCGTTGATGttattcataataataataataatagcgCTGATGCATGGTTGAGTGATGATCTCTATTTAACAGCTCTTAAATTTAGGATTCTCCGGGAACATGGACATACTGTGTCACAAG ATGTGTTCCAGAGGTTCATAGATGACACAGCAGGTAAATTTAAGGCAAATCTGTGTGGGGATGTGAAGGGTTTGCTCAGCTTGTATGAAGCCTCTTTCTTCGGGTTCAAAGGCGAAGACATCATTGATGAAGCCAAGGCCTTTTCAAGAACACACTTGAAGAATGCTTTAAAAGGGGAAATTTCTCCTGACATGGCAAGAAAAGTGAACCATGCCTTAGACATGCCAGTGCACTGGAAATTACCCAGGGTTGAGGCTAGATGGTACATCAGTAATTACGAGCAAGATGATAACATGAATCAGAATTTGCTTAAGCTGGCCAAATTGGACTACAACATCATCCAATCAGTTTATCAAAAAGAAGTCAGCAAACTAGCAAG TTGGTGGATGGACATGGGCTTGGACAAGATGGCATTTGCGCGAGACAGGTTAGTAGAACATTATTTCTGGTGCAATGGAATGGTCCCTGATCCAGAATACAGTGCTTACCGCGACATGGGAACCAAATTAATTTGCTTGATAACAACCATTGACGACGTGTACGATATATATGGCTCTTTAGAAGAGCTGGAGCTCTTTACAGATTATGTTGAAAG ATGGGATATTGCTGAAATCGACAAACTTCCAATGAACATAAAGACCGTTCTTCTTGCAATGTTTAACACCACCAATGAGATAGGATACTGGACAATGAGAGAGCGAAACTTTAACATCATTCCTTATTTGCGAAAACAA TGGGTATATCTGTGTAAAGCTATTCTTAAAGAAGCAAAGTGGTATCACTCTGGATACAAGCCCACAACAGAGGAATATTTTGAAAATGCCCCGGTTTCAATCGGGGCTCCGCTTGCCTTATTCTGTGCTTACTTCCTAACTGCAGAGCAGATAACTGTGGAGGCACTGGATTACATAGACAAGCTTCCAAGTATCATGTGGTGCCCCTCTCTTATTGTGCGACTTACCAACGATTTAGGAACATCATCT gATGAGATGGAACGCGGAGATAATCTGAAGGGAGTCCAGTGTTACATGAACGATACTGGTGCCACTGAAGAAGTGGCTAGAAAATATGTGGATCAATTAGTGCATGAGACGTGGAAGACTCTGAATAAAGACTTGCTTGGAAGCTATCCTTTCAGTGAACCATTTATCTCAGCCAATGCAAATCTTGCACGAACCACTCAAACGTTCTATCAGTACGGAGATGGGCATGGCATCCCTCAGCACTGGACCAAGGACCATTTAAAGTCGTTGTTGGTCGAACCCTTTACTCTTAGCCAGTGA
- the LOC108217521 gene encoding formin-like protein 3, with product MAETHEANRKFAERVLESGLSSKIEDIDEDTAEQVWIHCKKELLEIMKVYDYTDFYIPPSASKDQDVVESDLGILKKRILYKAIIDLPSHRKQSLLNCLDKELIRSQSSSRNSALSDWHKLFFEWSTVRRRYLERKVNPPQPHQHHKHKHKDTRKKPTTATRRAGVLNPLESSSSRTTSNVPSIPENTRTSLNVKPDRISSSRTASNALDIPDSSLTTPNVKFEKSSPTDTSEAITSPEVSKDLANAKVPGAAASLFDTSAIKQIEKASDQSKTKEAISPEPLEKKNEDSPSPSPIEKNKSPAPLSQERSISPAPSPTEKNKSSAPSPSKAPAPSSSEQNKSPTPSPLENNKSPAPSPSEKSKSPAPSPSEKNKSATPSPSENSKSPTPSDKSRSPTPSPSEQSQSSTLSPSEKSKSPAPSPSEKNKSPTPSPSEKNKSTAPSPSKSPTSSPPKQKRSSAPSPSEKNKSTAPSPSKSPTSSPPKQSRSSAPSPSEKNKSPAPSPSEKNESLAPSQSIKRKSHAPSPSEKNKSPAPSQSENRKSPAPSGKNKSPSPSPSEKKSKSPTSSQSHNKKSPSEKSKSPTSSPTKKKSKSPSPSSSKKSESPTEKGEFPGISPAEPQPKGTSKLSKNNKASVVVGCYAAGAIVVAFCLLCCVRSAKKKKYGQSDDQHFSYLSTGSLQTPNGVATGSNSSTGSGITGARGQSSGASGDGSLPLPPGRAAPSAPKPAAAASPPPPPSAPAPPPPPAPAPPEPPKPKAPPPPKAAPPQPPKPSPLGPNSMRHSSAEGSGDQKAKMKPFHWDKVAASDQTMVWHDLKAGSFQFNEEMMENLFGYKAAEQQKNKKGQAAFEAPKYIQIIDPRKAQNLAILLKALNVTTDEVCEAVLDGNELPSELIQTLLKMPPTSEEELKLRLYDGDLSQLGPAERFLKTMVDIPLAFKRLESLSFMYSVEEEISTVKESFASIEVACNEIKNSRLFLKLLEAVLKTGNRMNDGTYRGGAQAFKLDTLLKLSDVKGTDGKTTLLHFVVLEIIRTEGIRAARKEKDSSSLTSVKTEDMLEKSNEETAGYVRKLGIEIVSNLRNELENVQKAAHIDSDVLKSTVLKLGHSLQKSKDFLNNEMNDAEQEGKFREKLESFVHKAEDDIVWLLEEEKKMSSLIQSTVDYFHGHAGKDEGLHLFAVVRDFLGMVEKVVNEVERKAQTAKKMPARAPPAAQESRKPDNQQKLQQRLFPAIQEQRRNDSSSSSSDDES from the exons ATGG CCGAAACTCATGAGGCCAACAGGAAATTTGCTGAACGTGTTCTAGAAAGTGGGTTATCTTCAAAAATTGAAGATATTGATGAAGATACG GCTGAGCAAGTGTGGATTCACTGtaaaaaagaattattagaAATTATGAAGGTTTACGACTACACGGACTTTTATATTCCACCGTCAGCAAGTAAGGATCAGGACGTGGTGGAATCAGATTTGGGCATATTGAAGAAGAGAATTCTGTACAAGGCTATCATTGATTTACCTTCTCACAGGAAACAAAGTCTTTTGAATTGCTTAGACAAGGAACTTATTCGATCACAATCTTCTAGTAGAAACTCTGCACTCAGCGACTGGCATAAGTTGTTTTTTGAGTGGTCTACCGTTCGTAGAAGATATCTGGAAAGAAAAGTGAACCCACCCCAACCCCATCAACACCATAAACATAAACACAAAGATACCCGTAAAAAGCCAACGACAGCTACTCGTCGTGCTGGAGTTCTAAACCCTCTGGAATCTTCAAGTTCTCGTACCACATCAAATGTTCCCTCTATACCAGAAAATACAAGAACATCCTTGAATGTAAAACCTGACAGAATTTCAAGTTCTCGTACTGCTTCAAATGCTCTTGATATACCAGATTCTTCTTTAACAACCCCGAATGTGAAATTTGAAAAATCTTCTCCTACTGATACATCGGAGGCTATAACAAGTCCCGAGGTATCTAAAGATCTAGCTAATGCTAAAGTACCGGGAGCAGCAGCATCACTTTTTGACACCTCTGCCATCAAACAAATCGAGAAGGCTTCAGACCAATCGAAGACAAAAGAAGCTATATCACCCGAACCTCTAGAGAAAAAGAATGAAGATTCACCTTCTCCATCAccaattgaaaaaaataaatcaccAGCACCTTTATCGCAAGAAAGAAGTATATCACCGGCACCTTCACCGACAGAGAAAAATAAATCATCGGCACCTTCACCAAGTAAAGCACCAGCACCTTCATCGTCAGAGCAAAATAAATCACCGACACCTTCACCGTTAGAGAATAATAAATCGCCTGCACCTTCACCGTCGGAGAAAAGTAAATCACCGGCACCTTCACCGTCAGAAAAGAATAAATCAGCGACACCTTCACCGTCAGAGAATAGTAAATCACCAACACCTTCTGATAAAAGTAGATCACCAACACCTTCACCGTCAGAGCAAAGTCAATCATCAACACTTTCACCGTCAGAGAAAAGTAAATCGCCTGCACCTTCACCATCAGAGAAGAATAAATCACCAACACCTTCACCGTCAGAGAAGAATAAATCAACGGCACCTTCACCAAGTAAATCACCAACATCTTCACCGCCAAAGCAAAAGAGATCATCGGCACCTTCACCGTCAGAGAAGAATAAATCAACGGCACCATCACCAAGTAAATCACCAACATCTTCACCGCCAAAGCAAAGTAGATCATCGGCACCTTCACCCTCAGAGAAAAATAAATCACCGGCACCTTCACCGTCTGAGAAGAATGAATCACTGGCACCTTCACAGTCTATTAAGAGGAAATCACATGCACCTTCACCATCGGAGAAGAATAAATCACCGGCACCTTCACAATCAGAGAATAGGAAATCGCCGGCACCTTCTGGTAAAAATAAATCACCGTCACCTTCACCGTCAGAAAAGAAAAGTAAATCACCAACATCTTCACAGTCACATAATAAGAAATCTCCTTCCGAGAAAAGTAAATCACCGACATCTTCACCGACTAAAAAGAAAAGTAAATCACCATCACCTTCATCATCAAAGAAAAGTGAATCACCAACAGAAAAAGGTGAATTCCCTGGTATTTCTCCGGCCGAGCCTCAACCAAAGGGTACAAGCAAATTGAGTAAGAATAATAAAGCTTCTGTTGTCGTGGGATGTTACGCGGCTGGAGCGATTGTTGTCGCATTCTGCTTGCTCTGCTGTGTACGGAGTgcgaagaaaaaaaaatatggaCAAAGTGATGACCAGCATTTTTCTTATCTTTCTACTG GTTCTTTACAAACGCCTAATGGTGTAGCAACGGGAAGCAATTCCAGCACGGGGTCAGGTATCACAGGTGCCAGAGGTCAATCATCAGGAGCATCTGGGGACGGGAGCCTACCACTTCCACCTGGAAGAGCAGCTCCTTCGGCCCCGAAACCTGCTGCTGCTGCTTCCCCTCCCCCTCCTCCTTCCGCTCCAGCTCCGCCTCCCCCTCCCGCTCCCGCTCCCCCTGAACCTCCTAAGCCAAAGGCTCCGCCACCCCCAAAAGCTGCTCCACCTCAGCCACCAAAACCTTCACCTCTTGGGCCAAATAGTATGCGTCATTCCAGTGCTGAAGGTAGCGGGGATCAGAAAGCAAAGATGAAGCCATTTCACTGGGACAAGGTTGCTGCCTCTGATCAAACCATGGTTTGGCATGACCTTAAAGCAGGGTCCTTCCA GTTCAACGAGGAGATGATGGAAAATCTGTTCGGTTATAAAGCTGCGGagcaacaaaaaaataaaaaaggccAAGCAGCCTTTGAAGCTCCAAAATATATCCAAATCATCGATCCTAGGAAAGCACAGAACTTAGCAATTCTCTTAAAGGCATTGAATGTGACAACTGACGAAGTTTGTGAAGCCGTTTTGGATG GTAATGAGCTTCCTTCTGAGCTCATTCAGACGTTGCTGAAGATGCCACCAACTTCAGAGGAAGAGTTGAAACTGAGGCTATACGATGGGGATCTTTCTCAACTTGGTCCTGCTGAACGATTCCTTAAAACAATGGTTGATATTCCGCTTGCCTTCAAGCGTTTAGAATCTTTGTCGTTTATGTATTCTGTTGAAGAGGAAATCTCAACTGTTAAAGAATCCTTTGCAAGCATAGAG GTAGCTTGCAATGAGATCAAGAACAGCAGACTTTTCCTGAAACTCCTGGAAGCAGTTCTTAAAACTGGCAACCGTATGAATGATGGTACTTATCGTGGAGGGGCACAGGCTTTTAAGCTTGATACACTCTTAAAACTATCAGATGTTAAAGGGACGGATGGGAAGACCACGCTTCTACACTTTGTTGTTCTTGAGATAATCCGAACTGAGGGTATACGAGCTGCGCGTAAAGAAAAAGATAGCAGCAGCCTTACCAGCGTGAAAACAGAGGATATGCTTGAAAAATCTAATGAGGAAACAGCAGGATATGTTCGGAAACTTGGTATTGAGATAGTTTCCAATTTAAGAAATGAGCTTGAGAACGTACAGAAGGCAGCGCATATAGACAGCGATGTGCTAAAATCAACGGTTCTGAAACTAGGCCATTCATTACAAAAATCAAAAGATTTTTTGAACAATGAGATGAATGATGCAGAACAAGAAGGTAAGTTCCGAGAGAAGCTAGAAAGTTTTGTGCATAAGGCTGAAGATGATATAGTATGGTTGttagaagaagaaaagaagatgaGTTCTCTGATCCAGAGCACGGTTGATTACTTTCACGGCCATGCAGGAAAAGATGAGGGGTTGCATTTGTTTGCTGTTGTTCGCGATTTCTTAGGAATGGTAGAGAAGGTTGTTAATGAGGTGGAAAGGAAAGCACAGACAGCCAAGAAAATGCCTGCAAGAGCACCACCAGCTGCACAAGAATCTCGGAAGCCAGACAATCAGCAAAAACTTCAGCAACGCCTGTTTCCTGCAATCCAGGAGCAACGTCGCAATGATTCTAGTTCTAGTTCTTCAGATGATGAAAGTTGA
- the LOC108216085 gene encoding beta-bisabolene synthase, translating into MVMAVQGLFSSFLLAAPPRIPPLPFARTGSKICATKPVQCIKTTDVPHQGSGSRRNANYPPSFWDYNLIKSLSSDYNEEKYVKQVDELKDDAKLLIHADTETPLAKLELLDSVQRLGLKHLLKKDIKQAVDAIYNNSVDAWLSDDLHSTALRFRILREHGYAVSPDVFLRFTNEEGNFKENLCGDVKGLLSLYEASFFGFKGEDIIDKAKAFSTTHLKNAVEREISPDMARRVNHALDMPLHWRLARVEARWYIDTYEHEHNMLPNLLKLAKLDYNIIQSVYQKEVSKLASWWVDIGLQKMTFARDRLVEHHFWCNGIVSDPEYSDFRIMTTKVISLVTIIDDMYDVYGSLDELELFTDFVERWDITQIDKLPMNIKTVLLAMFNTTNEIGYWTMQERDFNILPYLTKQWVNLCKCYLKEAKWYHSGHKPTLLEYWEVAAVSIGVQILLFCAYFLTAEKINVEALDYVDKVPSIMWCPSMIVRLTNDLGTSAAEMARGDTLKSVQCYMNDTGASEEVARKYVEEMVHETWKILNKDLLEEYPFGEVFVAANPDMARAGQTFYQYGDGHGNPQHRTKDHLSALLVEPFTL; encoded by the exons ATGGTAATGGCTGTCCAAGGTCTGTTTTCAAGCTTCTTACTTGCTGCACCTCCCCGCATTCCTCCTCTTCCTTTTGCAAGAACTGGTTCCAAAATTTGCGCAACTAAACCCGTTCAATGCATCAAAACAACTGATGTCCCGCATCAAGGTTCTGGCTCCCGAAGAAATGCTAACTATCCACCAAGTTTCTGGGATTACAATCTAATCAAGTCACTATCCAGTGATTATAAT GAAGAGAAATATGTAAAGCAGGTGGATGAGTTGAAGGATGATGCGAAGCTTCTGATCCATGCAGACACGGAAACACCATTGGCCAAGCTTGAGTTGCTTGACTCAGTGCAGAGGCTAGGGCTGAAGCATCTCCTGAAGAAAGATATAAAGCAAGCAGTTGATGCTATTTATAATAATAGCGTGGATGCATGGTTGAGTGATGATCTTCATTCAACAGCTCTACGATTTAGGATTCTTCGGGAACATGGATATGCAGTGTCGCCTG ATGTGTTCCTGAGGTTCACCAATGAGGAAGGAAACTTCAAGGAAAATCTTTGCGGGGATGTGAAAGGGTTGCTCAGCTTGTACGAAGCATCGTTCTTTGGTTTCAAAGGCGAGGACATCATTGATAAGGCCAAGGCCTTTTCAACAACACACTTGAAGAATGCTGTAGAAAGGGAGATATCGCCAGACATGGCAAGAAGAGTGAACCATGCCTTAGACATGCCTTTGCACTGGAGATTAGCAAGGGTTGAGGCAAGATGGTACATTGATACTTATGAGCATGAGCACAACATGCTTCCGAATTTGCTTAAGTTAGCCAAGTTGGACTACAACATAATCCAATCGGTTTATCAGAAGGAAGTCAGCAAATTAGCAAG TTGGTGGGTAGACATTGGTTTGCAAAAGATGACCTTTGCAAGAGACAGGCTAGTAGAACATCATTTCTGGTGCAATGGAATAGTTTCGGATCCTGAGTATAGTGATTTTCGAATCATGACAACCAAAGTGATTTCCTTGGTAACAATCATTGATGATATGTACGATGTATATGGCTCTTTGGATGAGTTGGAGTTGTTTACAGATTTTGTTGAAAG ATGGGATATTACTCAAATCGACAAGCTCCCAATGAACATAAAGACTGTTCTTCTTGCAATGTTTAATACCACAAATGAAATCGGATACTGGACAATGCAAGAGCGAGATTTTAACATCTTGCCTTATTTAACCAAACAA TGGGTAAATTTGTGCAAATGTTATCTTAAAGAAGCAAAGTGGTATCATTCGGGACACAAGCCCACGTTACTGGAATATTGGGAAGTTGCCGCAGTTTCAATTGGAGTACAAATCCTGTTGTTCTGTGCTTATTTCCTAACTGCCGAGAAGATTAATGTGGAGGCTTTAGATTACGTAGACAAAGTTCCTAGTATCATGTGGTGCCCCTCCATGATTGTTCGGCTCACCAACGATTTGGGAACATCAGCT GCTGAAATGGCACGAGGAGATACTCTGAAGTCAGTCCAGTGCTACATGAATGATACCGGTGCAAGTGAAGAAGTGGCGCGAAAATATGTTGAGGAAATGGTGCATGAGACATGGAAGATTCTGAACAAAGATTTGCTGGAAGAGTATCCTTTCGGCGAAGTATTTGTGGCCGCCAATCCGGATATGGCGCGGGCAGGGCAGACCTTCTATCAGTACGGAGATGGACATGGCAACCCTCAACACCGGACCAAGGATCATTTGAGTGCGTTATTGGTGGAACCCTTCACACTCTGA
- the LOC108217522 gene encoding pollen-specific leucine-rich repeat extensin-like protein 3 translates to MCYVGKATKIFIFIITVLVITGLVLGFSLLKHHDKNKNKSGNNKCENDESCSQAQLQPPIQIPGSGGSSPLITPPLNPVLSPPPIITNPGNAPPPPIVANPNNAPPPPTATPTPLPPSATGTPNAPPPTLSESPPPPSTVLVTAPPPVYTPPSPAVVAPGPVTS, encoded by the coding sequence ATGTGTTATGTCGGAAAAGCAACCAAGATCTTTATTTTCATAATCACGGTCTTGGTCATCACTGGTCTCGTCTTAGGTTTCAGTCTTCTCAAACACCATGATAAAAACAAGAATAAATCGGGAAACAACAAATGCGAGAATGATGAATCTTGCAGCCAAGCTCAGTTGCAACCTCCGATTCAGATTCCTGGGAGCGGTGGCAGCAGCCCTCTTATTACGCCGCCGTTGAATCCAGTTCTGTCTCCGCCGCCGATTATTACAAACCCTGGTAATGCTCCTCCGCCGCCGATTGTTGCAAACCCTAATAATGCTCCTCCGCCGCCGACAGCAACGCCAACGCCATTGCCACCTAGCGCAACTGGTACTCCTAATGCACCTCCTCCGACTTTATCGGAGTCTCCGCCGCCGCCGTCAACGGTGCTGGTAACGGCGCCTCCGCCTGTCTACACTCCCCCGAGTCCGGCAGTCGTTGCTCCGGGTCCGGTGACTTCTTAG
- the LOC108217520 gene encoding putative F-box/FBD/LRR-repeat protein At4g03220 has translation MVFLYVMETRSAKRKKLLDHVDDNESGEDYLTDLPDAILHYILFLLPIKNIAQTCVLSKRWRHIWYSFPDLDFTTVRQKEGMKFINDVLSIREKQHCCSDIRVLRVGGSFVCSQLNSLIRRAVKSCNVQHLEIDVVTNECFNLPRSVARSDSLRILKMKLLGQGFRLSIVRDGFQTLETLSLSNVVFNEHPNVVMDPLSFPSLRKLSMEKCRGLRHLRVYCQTLVKFSLSECSELDNLEISCAKLEKLSVSRCFNSASSRSSVKIDALKLDRIMWKGNAITDHSSLHNLRSLQKASVCFESVTAAHLTSMSKFFIGLSQSKCLKLETPCFELLSKNKHFAGVIYEAFVNLKSLELHTSKIQELASLFRSSLSLHKLIISITSDSKVHKSIASTQSDRNLSSSSSDERYWKSQSQASKPFLHELKSVTLHGISESEREFSLVKFLLGNTRVLQEMVISCAAGRGCRRLERIESRVMQFYRASFDAKIVFH, from the exons atggtttttttatatgttatggAGACGAGATCTGCCAAGAGGAAGAAGCTTCTAGATCATGTAGATGATAATGAATCAGGCGAAGATTATTTAACAGATCTTCCTGATGCGATTTTGCATTACATTCTTTTTCTTCTGCCGATTAAAAATATTGCGCAAACGTGCGTTTTATCGAAACGGTGGAGACATATTTGGTATTCTTTTCCGGATCTTGATTTCACCACCGTCAGGCagaaggaaggaatgaaatttataaacgaTGTTCTCTCGATACGAGAGAAGCAGCATTGCTGTTCGGATATTCGGGTGCTTCGAGTAGGCGGTAGCTTCGTGTGTTCGCAGCTGAATAGTTTGATACGGCGCGCGGTTAAGTCGTGCAATGTGCAGCATCTTGAGATTGACGTTGTGACCAATGAGTGTTTTAACTTGCCACGGAGCGTGGCGAGGAGTGATTCGTTAAGGATTCTGAAGATGAAATTGTTAGGACAGGGGTTTAGATTGAGTATTGTGAGAGATGGTTTTCAAACGTTGGAAACCTTGTCTTTGTCGAATGTGGTTTTTAATGAGCATCCGAATGTCGTTATGGATCCTCTGTCATTTCCGTCACTTAGGAAGTTGAGTATGGAAAAGTGCAGAGGTTTGAGGCATTTGAGAGTTTACTGTCAGACACTTGTGAAGTTTAGTTTATCCGAATGTTCAGAACTAGACAATCTTGAGATTAGTTGCGCGAAATTGGAGAAATTGAGCGTGTCTAGATGCTTTAATTCTGCAAGTAGCCGTAGTTCGGTTAAGATTGACGCTCTGAAGCTGGACAGAATCATGTGGAAAGGCAATGCTATTACGGACCACAGTTCGTTACACAACTTACGATCCTTGCAAAAGGCTTCTGTTTGTTTTGAGAGTGTGACAGCAGCACATCTCACGAGTATGTCCAAATTTTTCATTGGACTCTCTCAATCCAAGTGCCTGAAACTCGAAACACCCTGTTTTGAG CTTCTGTCGAAGAACAAACACTTTGCAGGGGTAATATATGAAGCTTTCGTCAATCTCAAATCGCTGGAACTTCATACGAGCAAAATTCAAGAATTAGCAAGCCTGTTTCGATCTTCCCTGTCTTTGCACAAACTTATTATTAGTATCACTAGTGACTCAAAGGTCCACAAGAGTATCGCGAGCACT CAGTCGGACAGGAACTTGTCTAGTAGCTCTAGCGACGAACGATACTGGAAATCGCAAAGTCAAGCCTCTAAACCATTTCTGCATGAGCTAAAAAGTGTCACGCTCCATGGAATTTCAGAGAGCGAAAGAGAATTTAGTCTAGTAAAATTTCTACTAGGGAATACTCGGGTTTTGCAAGAGATGGTCATTAGCTGTGCAGCAGGGAGAGGCTGTCGTCGGCTTGAGAGAATCGAATCAAGGGTTATGCAATTTTATCGAGCTTCTTTCGATGCAAAAATTGTATTTCATTAG
- the LOC108216447 gene encoding protein VASCULATURE COMPLEXITY AND CONNECTIVITY-like, which translates to MGKLVGIFGCLLIIGLDTIAGVLGIKAEAAQNQVKHLRLWIFECKEPSHEAFNLGFAAAVLLVLAHVLAHLLSGCNVCFAEDTEKASTNRQLSLACLLLTWITMAGAMSMLVIGTVSNRESRASCGFTHHHFLSIGGITCMVHGLFSVTYYVIATAAHTE; encoded by the exons ATGGGGAAACTGGTAGGTATTTTTGGGTGTCTCTTGATCATAGGATTAGATACAATTGCTGGAGTTCTTGGCATCAAAGCCGAAGCTGCTCAAAATCAG GTAAAGCATTTAAGGCTATGGATATTTGAGTGCAAGGAGCCGAGTCATGAAGCCTTCAACTTAGGCTTTGCAGCAGCTGTGCTTCTTGTTCTGGCTCATGTTCTGGCACATCTGCTTAGCGGGTGCAACGTCTGTTTTGCTGAAGATACTGAAAAAGCATCTACCAATAGGCAGTTATCTCTGGCTTGCCTCCTTCTCACTTG GATCACAATGGCTGGAGCAATGTCAATGCTGGTGATTGGGACAGTTTCAAACAGAGAGTCAAGAGCTTCCTGTGGTTTCACACACCACCATTTCCTATCAATTGGAGGAATTACTTGCATGGTTCATGGCCTCTTCTCTGTCACCTATTATGTTATTGCCACTGCTGCTCACACCGAATAG